The following proteins come from a genomic window of Bradyrhizobium paxllaeri:
- a CDS encoding molybdopterin-binding protein, which yields MTSRQRLPTTLTPLDRALDALLQGVEPVAPAELTLAEALCCIAAEMPPLRAHPPRDVAAVDGYAFGARDLVGASSYSPLPLSAPPIWVEAGDAIPDGCDCVLDSDSVDVSGPLPQVQAEAIPGQGVRRAGGDIAAGSFVVEAGRRVLPRHLLIARAAGLERLDVRRPRLRIVNVRGGSATAELIAESARTAGADVVSSTAVGRDAGSIAAALDDGASDLLLIVGGSGVGRTDAAVTALAARGEVLAHGIALQPGRTSAVGRIGKMPVIALPGAPDQALAAWWTLALPVLDRLSGRRSRKTVNLPLARKIASSVGIAEIVLLERQQDRWSTLAVGELSLDAIARAEAWLVVSGGSEGFAAGAPVDAYMLRE from the coding sequence ATGACCTCGCGCCAGCGCCTGCCGACCACGCTTACGCCGCTCGATAGAGCGCTCGACGCCCTGCTGCAGGGCGTGGAGCCTGTCGCGCCGGCAGAACTTACGCTTGCCGAGGCGCTGTGTTGCATCGCCGCCGAGATGCCGCCGCTTCGGGCACATCCGCCGCGCGACGTCGCGGCGGTGGACGGTTATGCATTCGGCGCGCGCGATCTCGTTGGTGCGTCCTCCTATTCGCCGTTACCGTTGTCGGCGCCGCCGATCTGGGTCGAGGCCGGCGATGCGATTCCCGATGGTTGCGACTGCGTGCTCGATTCCGATTCCGTCGATGTATCAGGTCCGCTGCCACAGGTGCAGGCGGAGGCGATCCCGGGGCAGGGCGTGCGCCGGGCCGGCGGCGATATCGCCGCGGGCAGTTTTGTCGTGGAGGCCGGGCGGCGCGTGCTGCCGCGTCATCTTCTGATCGCGCGCGCTGCCGGATTGGAGCGCTTGGACGTTCGCCGTCCGCGGCTCCGCATCGTCAATGTTCGCGGTGGCAGCGCGACGGCAGAGCTGATCGCCGAGAGCGCGCGGACCGCGGGTGCCGACGTCGTGTCGTCGACCGCCGTAGGCCGCGATGCCGGTTCGATTGCAGCGGCACTGGATGACGGCGCAAGCGATCTGCTCCTGATCGTCGGTGGCTCCGGCGTCGGGCGCACCGACGCGGCCGTGACCGCATTGGCTGCGCGTGGCGAAGTTCTTGCCCACGGCATTGCGCTGCAGCCCGGCCGCACCTCGGCCGTCGGGCGCATCGGCAAGATGCCCGTCATCGCGCTGCCGGGCGCGCCGGATCAGGCCCTTGCGGCATGGTGGACGCTGGCGCTTCCTGTGCTCGATCGCCTCTCGGGGCGTCGCTCGCGCAAGACGGTCAATTTGCCGCTGGCGCGCAAGATTGCATCCAGCGTCGGCATCGCCGAGATCGTGTTGCTGGAGCGGCAGCAGGATAGATGGAGCACGCTTGCCGTGGGCGAATTGTCGCTGGATGCGATCGCCCGTGCTGAAGCCTGGCTCGTGGTATCAGGCGGCTCGGAAGGATTTGCGGCCGGTGCGCCGGTCGATGCCTATATGTTGCGGGAATGA
- the mobB gene encoding molybdopterin-guanine dinucleotide biosynthesis protein B, with the protein MKVIGLAGWSGAGKTTLLTRAIPQFSKQGLRVSVIKHAHHAFDVDVPGKDSWRHREAGAAEVLVSSGRRWALMHELRGAHEPRLPELLAKMSEVDLVVVEGFKREPHRKIEVHRAANEKPLLFPDDPGIVGIATDTAVETRLPTAHLDDIEAVAAMMLRSAISLEDLLAKCEAEG; encoded by the coding sequence ATGAAGGTAATAGGCCTCGCGGGATGGAGCGGCGCCGGCAAGACCACCTTGCTGACGCGGGCGATTCCGCAATTTTCAAAACAGGGGCTGCGCGTCTCCGTGATCAAGCACGCCCATCATGCCTTCGATGTCGACGTGCCCGGCAAGGATTCCTGGCGGCACCGCGAGGCCGGCGCGGCCGAAGTTCTGGTGTCGTCCGGCCGGCGCTGGGCCCTGATGCATGAGCTGCGCGGCGCGCATGAGCCGCGACTGCCGGAACTGCTGGCGAAGATGTCGGAGGTCGATCTCGTCGTCGTCGAGGGCTTCAAGCGCGAGCCGCATCGCAAGATCGAGGTCCATCGCGCCGCGAATGAGAAGCCGCTGCTGTTCCCCGACGATCCCGGCATTGTCGGCATCGCCACCGATACGGCGGTTGAAACCAGGCTGCCGACTGCCCATCTCGACGATATCGAGGCCGTGGCGGCGATGATGTTGCGGTCCGCAATCTCGCTCGAAGACCTGCTGGCGAAATGCGAAGCTGAGGGCTGA
- a CDS encoding ABC transporter substrate-binding protein, protein MFARNLSRLTVLAAAMLASTAALAQISDDVVKIGVLTDMNGPAATPTGQGSVTAAQMAIDDFGGKVLGKPISIIVGDHQLKPDIGGGIARRWYDVDQVDLIADVPVSAVGLAVQGIANEKKKLFITHSTLTADFHGKSCSPYAMQWVIDTRSLAVGTAQAVVKRGGDSWFFITDDYAFGHSLERDASSVVTANGGKVLGSVRPPLATPDLSSFVLQAQASKAKIIGIAAGPPNNMNEIKTAAEFGVLKGGQQMAALLALITDIHSLGLPAAQGLLLTTSFYWDMDDKTREWSKRYFAKMNRMPTMWQAGVYSSVMSYLNAIKETGTDEPLKVAAKMREKPIEDFFSRNGRLREDNLMVHDLWLVQVKKPEESKYPWDYYQILAKIPGDEAFGPPDPACAMARK, encoded by the coding sequence ATGTTCGCCAGGAACCTATCCAGGCTTACCGTGCTTGCGGCCGCGATGCTGGCATCGACCGCCGCGCTCGCGCAAATTTCCGACGATGTGGTCAAGATCGGCGTCCTCACTGACATGAACGGCCCCGCGGCGACGCCGACCGGCCAGGGTTCAGTCACCGCCGCGCAGATGGCGATCGACGATTTCGGCGGCAAGGTGCTGGGCAAGCCGATCAGCATCATCGTCGGCGACCACCAGCTCAAGCCAGACATCGGCGGCGGCATCGCCCGGCGCTGGTACGATGTCGATCAGGTCGACCTGATCGCCGACGTGCCGGTATCGGCGGTGGGGCTTGCGGTGCAAGGCATCGCCAATGAGAAGAAGAAGCTGTTCATCACGCATTCGACCCTGACCGCGGATTTCCACGGCAAATCCTGTTCGCCCTACGCGATGCAGTGGGTGATCGACACCCGTTCGCTCGCGGTCGGCACCGCGCAGGCGGTGGTCAAGCGCGGCGGCGATAGCTGGTTCTTCATCACGGACGACTACGCCTTTGGCCACTCGCTGGAACGCGACGCTTCGAGCGTCGTCACCGCCAATGGCGGCAAGGTACTGGGATCGGTGCGCCCGCCGCTCGCCACGCCTGACCTGTCTTCCTTCGTGCTGCAGGCGCAGGCGTCCAAGGCCAAGATCATCGGCATCGCGGCCGGTCCGCCGAACAACATGAACGAGATCAAGACCGCCGCGGAGTTCGGCGTGCTGAAGGGCGGTCAGCAGATGGCGGCCTTGCTCGCGCTGATCACCGACATCCATTCGCTTGGGTTACCGGCAGCCCAAGGCCTGTTGCTGACTACGTCGTTCTACTGGGACATGGACGACAAGACCCGCGAATGGTCAAAGCGCTATTTCGCCAAGATGAACCGGATGCCGACGATGTGGCAGGCCGGCGTCTATTCCTCGGTCATGAGCTATCTCAATGCCATCAAGGAAACCGGCACCGACGAACCGCTGAAAGTGGCGGCGAAGATGCGCGAAAAGCCGATCGAGGATTTCTTCTCCCGCAACGGCAGACTGCGCGAGGACAATCTGATGGTGCACGACCTCTGGCTGGTGCAGGTCAAGAAGCCCGAGGAATCGAAATATCCGTGGGACTATTATCAGATCCTCGCCAAGATCCCGGGCGACGAAGCGTTCGGCCCGCCGGACCCGGCGTGTGCGATGGCGAGGAAATGA
- a CDS encoding molybdopterin biosynthesis protein, producing the protein MGSGMTNTPSPRDRDSNEQDQFLTILSREDALARFEAALFPLMVPGEKRLLADALGCALAEDVTAPIDVPPFDRSNVDGFAVRSADLATAGEASPVRVMLNDEMIACGTAPTRPVLSGTATPIATGGPVPRGADAVVMVEHTQPAGHRAIEIRRAASPGQFVSYAGSDIARGEALLRAGTVIGSREIGMLAACGIAEVTVARAPRVAIISTGDELVQPGQSLRPAAIYDTNGAIVTAAISENGGEARFLGAIPDDEAQLESVMREALASSDMLVLSGGTSKGAGDVSHRIIGRLGKPGIIAHGVALKPGKPLCLAVCDGKPVIILPGFPTSAMFTFHDMIVPVLRRMAGLPPRSDAKVNARVPVRIASELGRTEFVMVSLVEGADGLIAYPTGKGSGAITSFAQADGFLRIDALADQMPAGCEAEVTLFTPHVRVPDLVIVGSHCTGLDLVTAPLAHAGLVVRSIAVGSLGGLAAAKRGECDFAPIHLFDEKTETYNTPYLAEGLELVPGWRRMQGIVFRKGDRRFEGLDAEDAVRAALADPTCIMVNRNQGAGTRILIDRLLGGARPDGYWNQPRSHNAVAAAVAQHRADWGMTIAPVAHASNLGFIPFAEEHYDFALVTARKQRPAVQAFLDALASEAGRAALEQAGFRPA; encoded by the coding sequence ATGGGTTCGGGAATGACCAACACGCCCTCGCCGAGAGATCGCGACAGTAACGAGCAGGATCAGTTCCTGACGATCCTGTCGCGCGAGGATGCGCTGGCGCGGTTCGAAGCCGCGTTGTTCCCGCTGATGGTACCGGGAGAGAAGCGCCTGCTTGCTGACGCGCTCGGCTGCGCGCTCGCCGAAGACGTCACCGCGCCGATCGACGTGCCGCCGTTCGATCGCTCCAACGTCGATGGTTTTGCGGTGCGTTCCGCCGATCTCGCGACCGCCGGTGAGGCTTCACCGGTGCGCGTGATGCTGAACGACGAGATGATCGCCTGCGGCACTGCGCCGACGCGGCCGGTATTGTCGGGAACGGCCACGCCGATCGCGACCGGCGGTCCGGTGCCGCGCGGAGCGGACGCCGTCGTCATGGTCGAGCATACGCAGCCGGCGGGACATCGCGCGATCGAAATCCGCCGCGCCGCTTCGCCCGGACAATTCGTGTCCTATGCCGGCTCCGACATCGCCCGCGGCGAAGCGCTGCTGCGCGCCGGCACCGTCATCGGCTCGCGCGAGATCGGCATGCTGGCGGCCTGCGGAATCGCGGAAGTGACCGTCGCGCGGGCTCCCCGCGTCGCCATCATTTCGACCGGCGACGAGCTGGTGCAGCCCGGCCAGTCGCTGCGGCCGGCTGCGATCTATGACACCAATGGTGCGATCGTGACGGCCGCGATTTCGGAAAACGGCGGTGAGGCTCGTTTTCTCGGCGCGATCCCGGACGACGAAGCGCAGCTCGAATCCGTGATGCGTGAGGCACTCGCGAGCAGCGACATGCTCGTGCTGTCGGGCGGCACTTCGAAAGGCGCGGGCGACGTGTCGCACCGCATCATCGGCCGGCTCGGCAAGCCCGGCATCATCGCTCATGGCGTGGCGCTGAAGCCCGGCAAGCCGCTGTGCCTCGCAGTGTGCGACGGCAAGCCGGTGATCATCCTGCCGGGATTTCCGACCTCGGCGATGTTCACCTTCCACGACATGATCGTGCCGGTGCTGCGACGGATGGCGGGCCTGCCGCCGCGTTCAGACGCCAAGGTCAATGCGCGCGTGCCGGTGCGGATCGCGTCAGAACTCGGCCGCACCGAATTCGTCATGGTGTCGCTGGTCGAAGGGGCGGATGGGCTGATTGCGTATCCTACGGGCAAGGGCTCCGGTGCTATCACCTCGTTTGCGCAAGCCGACGGGTTTCTGCGCATCGATGCGCTCGCCGACCAGATGCCGGCGGGCTGCGAGGCCGAGGTCACGCTGTTCACGCCGCATGTGCGGGTGCCCGATCTTGTCATCGTCGGCAGCCATTGCACCGGGCTCGATCTCGTCACCGCGCCGCTGGCGCATGCCGGGCTCGTCGTGCGCTCGATCGCCGTCGGCAGCCTCGGCGGGCTCGCGGCGGCGAAACGCGGCGAGTGCGATTTTGCGCCGATCCATTTGTTCGACGAGAAGACTGAAACCTACAACACGCCCTATCTTGCCGAGGGTCTCGAACTGGTGCCGGGCTGGCGTCGCATGCAGGGCATCGTGTTCCGCAAGGGCGACCGGCGCTTCGAGGGCTTGGACGCGGAAGATGCGGTGCGCGCCGCGCTCGCCGATCCCACCTGCATCATGGTCAATCGAAACCAGGGCGCCGGCACGCGCATCCTGATCGACCGGCTGCTCGGCGGTGCGCGCCCCGACGGCTACTGGAATCAGCCGCGCTCGCATAATGCGGTGGCGGCGGCCGTTGCGCAGCACCGCGCCGATTGGGGCATGACCATTGCGCCGGTCGCGCATGCATCAAATCTGGGTTTCATTCCCTTTGCCGAAGAGCATTATGACTTCGCGCTGGTGACGGCGCGCAAGCAGAGGCCGGCGGTGCAGGCGTTTCTCGACGCGCTGGCGTCGGAGGCGGGCCGCGCGGCACTGGAGCAGGCGGGCTTCCGGCCGGCCTGA
- the mobA gene encoding molybdenum cofactor guanylyltransferase MobA, whose amino-acid sequence MTDIPGVLLAGGLARRMGGGDKPMRTIAGRTILDRVITRLAPQCDGLILNANGDPARFAAFGLPVIADGVADFPGPLAGILAALDWMAANRPDVALVLSAAADCPFLPRDLASRLHQALIDENAELAVAASGGQSHPVIGLWSIALRDELRHALVVEDIRKIDRWTARYKLATVSWPTEPLDPFFNANTVDDIAEAERLAALDAAPEA is encoded by the coding sequence ATGACTGACATTCCCGGCGTGCTGCTCGCCGGCGGCCTGGCGCGGCGAATGGGCGGCGGCGACAAGCCGATGCGCACGATCGCCGGCCGCACCATCCTCGATCGCGTCATTACGCGGCTTGCGCCGCAATGCGACGGATTGATCCTCAATGCCAACGGCGATCCCGCGCGCTTTGCCGCGTTTGGGCTGCCCGTGATCGCCGACGGCGTCGCCGATTTCCCCGGCCCTCTCGCCGGCATCCTGGCAGCGCTCGACTGGATGGCGGCGAACCGGCCTGACGTGGCGCTGGTATTGAGCGCAGCGGCGGACTGTCCGTTCCTGCCGCGCGATCTGGCCTCGCGCCTGCATCAGGCGCTAATTGATGAAAATGCTGAGCTCGCGGTCGCCGCTTCCGGCGGCCAGTCGCATCCGGTCATCGGATTATGGAGTATCGCCTTGCGCGACGAGCTGCGCCATGCGCTTGTCGTCGAGGACATCAGGAAGATCGACCGCTGGACCGCGCGCTACAAGCTCGCCACCGTATCCTGGCCGACCGAGCCACTCGATCCCTTCTTCAATGCAAACACGGTGGATGATATCGCGGAAGCCGAACGGCTGGCAGCGCTGGACGCGGCGCCGGAGGCCTGA
- a CDS encoding FAD-dependent monooxygenase, which produces MATPLSIAIIGAGMGGLATAAALRRVGIDVTVYEQATQFARIGAGIQIGCNAMKVLRELGLEGRLRAQSFYPRSWNNRDWRTGDVKFDMIFGESAEQKFGAPYLLAHRGDLHAALASAVPDQCVKLNHKLIGLDEAAEGVRLAFANGATATADAVIGADGIHSLVRDILFGASPVSFTGRIAYRTTYPATLLGGAKIDDCTKWWGEDRHIVIYYVKPDRSEIYLVTSQPEPEFRIESWSAKGDVVELRKAFVGFHSQVEKVLAACPDVHKWAIVDRHSLERWTDRNVTLLGDACHPMTPYMAQGAAMAIEDAAVLSRCLDGVEREGVANAFRRFEATRKARTERIQSTSRANTWLSGKTDTDWVYGYDAWTVPLVA; this is translated from the coding sequence ATGGCAACACCGCTATCAATTGCGATTATTGGCGCCGGCATGGGCGGGCTTGCGACTGCCGCAGCGCTGCGGCGGGTCGGCATCGATGTCACCGTCTACGAGCAGGCGACGCAGTTCGCGCGGATCGGGGCCGGCATCCAGATCGGCTGCAACGCCATGAAGGTGCTGCGCGAACTTGGGCTTGAAGGACGGTTGCGCGCACAATCCTTCTATCCGCGCTCCTGGAACAACCGCGACTGGCGCACCGGCGACGTCAAGTTCGACATGATCTTCGGCGAGAGCGCCGAACAAAAGTTTGGCGCGCCCTATCTCCTGGCGCATCGCGGCGATCTGCATGCGGCGCTCGCCAGCGCCGTTCCTGATCAATGCGTCAAGCTCAATCACAAGCTGATCGGCCTTGATGAGGCTGCCGAGGGCGTCCGGCTCGCCTTTGCCAATGGTGCGACCGCGACGGCCGACGCCGTGATCGGCGCCGACGGCATTCATTCGCTGGTAAGGGACATTCTGTTCGGAGCGTCGCCGGTCAGCTTTACCGGGCGCATCGCCTATCGCACGACCTATCCCGCCACGCTGCTGGGAGGAGCAAAAATCGACGACTGCACCAAATGGTGGGGCGAGGACCGTCACATCGTCATCTACTACGTCAAGCCGGACCGCAGCGAGATCTATCTCGTTACCAGCCAGCCGGAGCCGGAGTTCCGGATCGAGTCATGGTCGGCGAAGGGCGATGTCGTCGAATTGCGGAAGGCCTTTGTCGGCTTCCATAGCCAGGTCGAGAAGGTGCTGGCGGCATGTCCAGACGTGCACAAATGGGCGATCGTCGATCGCCATTCGCTGGAGCGATGGACGGATCGCAACGTCACGCTGCTCGGCGATGCCTGCCATCCGATGACGCCCTACATGGCGCAAGGCGCAGCGATGGCGATCGAGGACGCCGCCGTTCTCTCGCGCTGTCTCGATGGCGTGGAACGGGAAGGCGTCGCGAATGCGTTTCGTCGCTTCGAGGCGACGCGCAAGGCGCGGACGGAACGTATTCAATCGACCTCGCGCGCCAACACCTGGCTCAGCGGAAAGACCGATACCGACTGGGTGTATGGCTACGATGCCTGGACGGTTCCGCTGGTGGCGTAG
- a CDS encoding TAXI family TRAP transporter solute-binding subunit: MKLAGIACAGLLLFAGAAMAQDGDKAITKTSISLGTATPGGGFPVYGNAFAEVMNAADPALAIEPRNTKGSNENIPLLESDQLDIALIAGEPAYEAFMGIGRAATKLKILTAMYSSPGMFVVRADSPYKTIKDLVGQPVAFGARGSGLPILSRYILDGIGLKQDEDFKSIYLDRAGDGPAMVQDGRAAALWGAGIGWPGFAAMAQAPGGARFIAPDAGEIARVRAKHTFLKPLTVPANSYPNQPAAIDSIGSWSFVLARESLPDDVAYRLARTLHGQEAALCKKLPQACETTAANTVAAAPNVALIHPGVMKYFREAGVVK, from the coding sequence ATGAAACTCGCTGGGATCGCCTGTGCCGGCCTGCTCCTGTTTGCCGGCGCCGCCATGGCGCAGGACGGAGACAAGGCCATTACCAAGACCAGTATCAGCCTCGGGACCGCGACGCCGGGCGGCGGCTTCCCGGTTTACGGCAATGCCTTTGCGGAAGTCATGAACGCTGCCGATCCGGCGCTCGCGATCGAGCCGCGCAATACCAAAGGCTCCAACGAGAACATTCCGCTGCTGGAATCCGATCAGCTCGATATCGCGCTGATCGCGGGGGAGCCCGCTTACGAAGCCTTCATGGGCATCGGGAGGGCCGCGACGAAGCTGAAAATCCTGACCGCGATGTATTCCAGTCCCGGCATGTTCGTGGTGCGGGCGGACAGCCCCTACAAGACGATCAAGGATCTGGTCGGTCAGCCGGTCGCCTTCGGCGCCAGGGGTTCGGGCCTGCCGATCCTGTCGCGCTATATCCTCGACGGCATCGGGCTGAAGCAGGACGAGGATTTCAAGTCGATCTATCTCGATCGCGCCGGCGACGGTCCGGCCATGGTGCAGGACGGCCGCGCCGCCGCGCTGTGGGGCGCCGGCATCGGCTGGCCGGGCTTTGCCGCGATGGCGCAGGCCCCCGGCGGCGCGCGGTTCATCGCACCCGACGCCGGCGAGATCGCGCGCGTCCGCGCCAAGCACACCTTCCTCAAGCCATTGACTGTCCCGGCCAACAGCTATCCGAACCAGCCGGCAGCGATCGATTCCATCGGCTCATGGAGTTTTGTGCTGGCGCGCGAAAGCCTGCCCGATGACGTCGCCTATCGCCTCGCGCGTACCTTGCATGGGCAGGAGGCCGCACTGTGCAAGAAGCTGCCGCAGGCCTGTGAGACCACGGCGGCGAACACCGTTGCCGCCGCCCCGAATGTGGCGCTGATTCATCCGGGGGTGATGAAGTATTTTCGGGAGGCGGGGGTAGTGAAATAG
- a CDS encoding formate dehydrogenase accessory sulfurtransferase FdhD, whose protein sequence is MMKMEKAPAPLIVPNPEDPRLTERVAGTDQTGAAVEIRVPVERPLTLYLNAQEIVTMMTIGDYPEYLALGYLLNQNMLKYDDVVTEVEYHDDLQVVVVRTEHHTNFEAKLKKRTQTSGCAQGTAFGDLLEAVESVALPKAELRTSWLYEMTRAINTMPSLYLEAGAIHGCVLCKEGTPVCYTEDVGRHNAVDKIAGWIYRHGVDPADKILYTTGRLTSEMVIKTVRMGIPILVSRSGFTAWGVELARQVGLTLVGRTRGKRFIALSGQERIVFDQNLDYVEEESARHKRKGESDD, encoded by the coding sequence ATGATGAAGATGGAAAAAGCCCCCGCCCCCCTGATCGTGCCGAATCCCGAGGATCCGCGGCTGACGGAGCGCGTCGCCGGGACCGACCAGACGGGCGCTGCGGTCGAGATCCGGGTGCCGGTGGAGCGGCCGCTGACGCTGTACCTGAACGCGCAGGAGATCGTCACCATGATGACGATCGGCGACTACCCGGAGTATCTGGCGCTAGGCTACCTCCTGAACCAGAACATGCTGAAATACGACGACGTCGTCACCGAGGTCGAATATCACGACGACCTGCAGGTGGTCGTGGTGCGCACCGAGCACCATACCAATTTCGAGGCCAAGCTGAAAAAGCGCACGCAGACTTCAGGCTGCGCGCAGGGCACCGCGTTCGGCGACCTGCTCGAAGCCGTGGAAAGCGTTGCACTGCCGAAGGCGGAACTACGCACCTCCTGGCTCTACGAGATGACGCGTGCCATCAACACCATGCCCTCTCTCTATCTGGAGGCCGGCGCGATCCATGGCTGCGTGCTGTGCAAGGAAGGCACGCCCGTCTGCTACACCGAGGATGTCGGCCGCCACAACGCGGTCGACAAGATCGCGGGCTGGATCTATCGCCACGGCGTCGATCCCGCCGACAAGATCCTCTACACCACCGGCCGCCTCACCTCGGAAATGGTGATCAAGACGGTGCGGATGGGCATTCCCATTCTGGTCTCGCGCTCGGGCTTCACGGCCTGGGGTGTCGAGCTGGCGCGGCAGGTCGGACTGACGCTGGTCGGCCGTACGCGCGGAAAGCGCTTCATTGCGCTGTCGGGACAGGAGCGGATCGTGTTCGACCAGAACCTCGACTATGTCGAGGAGGAATCCGCGCGGCACAAGCGCAAGGGCGAAAGCGATGACTGA
- a CDS encoding tyrosine-type recombinase/integrase has product MPRRSKGARLQLKAARRGKGGKITHQATWIIRDNGRDVSTGCTADEIAAAEKKLEEYIASKYTPKRRVRHIDDIPIADVLSIYLDAQLEKLRDRFKVDSESEDTVAAIRKFKKRIERLNAWWGAKMLGEVSGEACRAYRRKRRNRGGARRDLEDLRAAVGHHAAEGYHREIVKVSLPEKGEPRDKWLTRSDAAKLIWTCWRYRELQKRSRRLIDDMKAPTAKRPLRHLARFILLGIYSGTRAGAIAAASPIPALGRSYVDLERGRYYRLQQGAAKTNKRQPTVPIPQRLLAHLRRWHRIDPEAKHFVEFNGKPVSSVKTAFKSAVRLAGLGPGISPHTLRHTAATWLMQKGADPWQAAGYLGMSLEVLLNTYGHHHPDYLSDAVEKIAMRETGHERKAHVSGAVSGAVIPLRRNNP; this is encoded by the coding sequence ATGCCGCGACGAAGCAAGGGAGCCAGGCTCCAGCTTAAGGCCGCCCGCCGTGGCAAAGGTGGAAAGATCACACACCAAGCAACCTGGATCATCCGAGACAATGGTCGGGACGTCAGCACAGGCTGCACTGCAGATGAGATTGCGGCCGCGGAGAAGAAGTTAGAGGAATACATCGCCTCCAAGTACACGCCGAAACGGCGAGTGCGGCATATTGACGATATCCCGATCGCGGACGTTCTCTCGATCTACTTGGATGCGCAGTTAGAAAAGCTTCGTGATCGCTTCAAAGTTGACAGCGAAAGTGAAGACACCGTTGCCGCCATACGAAAATTCAAGAAGCGCATCGAGCGATTGAATGCGTGGTGGGGCGCAAAAATGCTCGGTGAGGTGAGCGGTGAGGCGTGTCGCGCTTACAGAAGGAAACGGCGTAACCGAGGCGGCGCTAGGCGAGATTTGGAGGATCTACGCGCCGCCGTCGGCCATCATGCCGCGGAAGGCTATCACCGCGAAATCGTTAAGGTCTCGCTGCCGGAAAAGGGTGAGCCGCGTGACAAATGGTTGACGCGTAGTGATGCAGCCAAACTGATCTGGACTTGCTGGCGATATCGCGAGTTGCAAAAAAGGTCGCGCCGGCTGATCGACGACATGAAGGCTCCTACAGCCAAGCGTCCACTCCGGCATCTTGCTCGCTTCATCTTGCTGGGAATCTATAGTGGAACGCGCGCGGGAGCCATCGCTGCCGCATCGCCCATTCCGGCGCTCGGTCGGTCTTATGTCGACCTCGAGCGGGGGCGGTACTACCGCCTTCAACAAGGTGCTGCGAAAACTAATAAGCGCCAACCTACGGTTCCGATCCCTCAGCGGTTACTTGCGCATCTGCGGCGTTGGCATCGGATCGACCCAGAGGCGAAGCATTTCGTCGAGTTCAATGGCAAGCCAGTTAGTTCAGTCAAGACGGCGTTCAAGAGCGCGGTTAGGCTCGCGGGGCTGGGTCCAGGAATATCACCTCACACGTTGCGACACACAGCAGCGACCTGGCTTATGCAGAAGGGAGCAGACCCATGGCAGGCCGCTGGTTACCTTGGGATGTCGCTGGAGGTGCTACTCAACACCTACGGCCACCATCATCCCGATTATTTGTCGGACGCAGTCGAGAAAATCGCGATGCGTGAGACTGGCCACGAACGAAAGGCGCACGTATCTGGTGCGGTTTCTGGTGCGGTGATCCCGCTGCGGCGAAATAACCCCTGA